The DNA window AGTGGCCGAAGCGGCAGGAATTGGAATACACCCAGTCGCCGGCGAACTCCGCGTGCTGGCCCGCATGGGCGTACAACGCCACCACGCAAGCCAGTGCGGCAACACCCACCGCACACGAAAAAGCTGCCCCATTGCTCGCCACATCGATCTCCTTGTCGCCGCGCCAGCGGTCCATCGGTCCGGTCCCCCTACCTCCCCCAACCAGCGCCGACTACCGCTCCCCCGGAAAGAACAAACTCCGCAGTTGAGCGATACGCGCCCGGGTTCGCTCGGCACGGCAGGCTTCGGTCAAGTTTTCGGCTTCGCGCCGCGACATGCCTTGCGCGAGCGGTTCCAGCAGGCAATCCATGTCGCGGAACTGCGCCCAGGCCTGACCCGACTTGGCCAGGTAATCGGCCAAGTCGTCCAGATAAGCCGGATCGCCGTCCACATAGGAAGCGAAGCGCTTGCGCGCGCTGGCCAAGGCCTCGCGCTGCAAGGCGGCTAGCTCCTCATCCAAGCGATACATCTCGCGATAAGGCCTACATGCGAACAGCCGTATGCGCTCGCACTCGGCAATCTCGTCATCGGACATCTTGAAGAAGCACTGCTCGCGCGTTGCGAGGTCGCTAGCGGAAAAGCAGTCCTCCTCCGCTGCCGCCGCCGTGGTCGGCGTCGCGGTCGCAGCGGCGGCAGGGCGGACCGCTGCCGCGGCCGCACACGCCGTCGACAAGGCCAGCGCCAGAGCGGCATGCTTGATGCACCTGAAAGTCATGCCCCAATCCCTCTTATTGCTACCCAGCACTGTTCATGGGTTTCACCGCAATTCGCACCAGCAACTGCCCGCAGCGGAAACCACAGATAGGCGGCAACCATCAACGCTGGCTTGTTCATAACCTGCCCTGGGTCGACTTCGCGGCTAAAGGACATCGGGCCATGCCGATGCCCTTCACACCGTTCGCGGCTGATGGGCCATGTGCTGGCCTTGCTGATCGGCCTCCAGGGTGGCCTGCCGGGCTTGAACCTCGTTGGCCGCCTGCAGCTTCTCCAACGACCGTTCGACCGGCTGGGCCAAAGCTTCGTCGGTCCGCATGTGCGCACGCCGATGCGCCGGGTCGTTCAAGGCGCCCTCCACCGCGAACACGAACTCGCCGGGGCGGACCGTGCCGGCACCCTGGCTCAGTACGATGTGGTCGATCTTCGACAGCCCCGCCTCGCGCGCCATGCCGGCCACGCTGGCCGCCAGCCGCGCGCTGTTCTCGTCGTAGCCCCGTCCCAGCCCCTGCTCCATCCGCCGAACCGCAGCCTCGGCTTGGACCAGGAAGGGATCGTTCCTGGGCGCCGCGGCAGGCCCGACCGCACCGAGCGGACCGAGATAGCTCGGCAGACCGCGCTCCTCCAGGGGACGGTTCAACTCCGACGGAAACACGCGCGGCAAGGCCTGCTGCAACGTCGCCGGATCGATATCGCCGGTACGCGGCAAGCCGTTGGCATCTTGGTAGCGAATAACCGCGGCCTGCATCGATAGCCGGTAGACCCCGTCCTCCGGCAGCCGCTGACCATTGGCATCCAAGTAGCCTTGCTCGTTGAGTACGCGTTGCAACTGCTCGACGACGCCGGATGTCTCACCGATGCGGATCACCCCATCGTCGATGACGGGACGGGCTCCGATGCCCTGGTTGCGGCGTGCTGGGTCGATGGATAGCCGACCACTGACGAGATCGTCGACATAATTTTCGTAATGCTTGTAGTAACGCGTATCGACCTCCATGTGCACGTGCACTTTCGCTGTCGCCTGGTTGTTCTGCATACCCAGCGACTGCCCGTACGCCACTTCTGTGTCTTCTTGGACGTGAATCGGCTGCATATGCCGAATCCGCGCAATGACCTCTCCGCCCTTACGGTCGTAAATGTCGACCAGCCCTTCTGCCGCGTTGCACCGTCCAACATAACCAGCCACGGGCGAGGGAACATCAACATCGCGAACACCACGACCGCCTGAAGGAATGCGGGAGTCCTCCAGCATGAAATCCTTTTTTAAAAGTACTTGGTCCTCGGTCAAGTTGAGCGCGCCACGCTCGCCGCTTATAGCGATCTCCTGAACCTCGCCACCGATCAGCGCATGACGCCGCCCAGGCTGCGCGCGAATCACCCTGCCGTTCGAAACCACGGCGTCCTGATTGTCAAAAGGATGGTGTGTCACCAGGCTATCGAAACTTCCAACCGGAATGTTGACCGACACCCCTTTTTGGATGACGCGGTAGTTGACCGTAGCAATGCCTTCGTTCGAGTTCTGAAATCGATCCATGTCGTTATTCTCCTCGTCGCGGTCTACGATGCTTCAACGACAACGCACGTACTTTGCTGACCTGTTCTCGTCAATGATCGTCAGCAGCCCCGAATCTTCCCCGCTGATGGCGAAAACCTCGTAGTTGTCCACAGCCTCCCCGTCGATATGGAGGCGAGACTTGATCCGCCAGGCCTTCGGCCTCGTGGAGATTTGAACCACGCTTACCGGCTCGCTCCACTGCTCGTAATCGACGAGCTTGTTAGGCCGGATATCCATCCGGCTATCGCTATCGAGATTCCCCGGCAGTTCGCAGGTTGGCCCGCCCCCTTGCCATATACCAACCACCTCTTTGGGGTATTTCGCCTTCGCGACCGAACCGGCCGCATGAGCGTTAGCGCCCAGTCCAACACTCAACAGTGCAGTTGCCAGCGCATGGATCAATCCGTTCATCGCTTCGCCTCGCAATCTTCCGCTAGTAGTATTTGGCAAGACGCTCCAGCCACTTCATACATATCTCATCGTGGCTGCTACGCGGTGCTCCACCGCATTCTGCCCCATCGCCATGACCTCGGCTACGTGATACCCGCGGCTGCGCTTAAAGCACATTTCCGTCCGAAGTCCGATTCATTTCCGGCTAGTCAGCCAAGGTAATCAATAAGTGGCCGATGCAAAGACGGTCTACCGACCGCGCATCCGCAGGACTCGAACCGAGGACCGCCATCACATCGACACGGTCACGACGAAAGATGTATGCGAGCGGTTGGCCGATCCCATCTTCATCGATCCGCATCATGAAGCCGTCATCTTTCAGCCGCTTGGCGACCACGTCCAACTCCAAGCCGCACAGCGGCTGCCCGGTCGGCGGAGTATCGCCGTCGTACGCATAGTTCAGTTCGACGGCTTTGGGCGGCTTGGAGCCGCGAAAGATCACGCTGTAGAACCAGGGTGAGTCCGGCAGCTTGATGATGAGCCCATGGGCCCTACCACGGGGGTCGTACTTCAACGGAATGCCGGTCTTGGCTGCCACTTCATCAACGGTAAGACCATCGGTGGTTTTCAAACCGTCCAACAGCCGGAGCACCCGATTGCCGACCTCCAGCGGAGTCAGCTCGGGATACTCGGAGGGGGAACTGGGCCGGAAAGGCTCGGTCGACGTCATGTCGTGCGGCTCCTTGGGAGGCACGGATGGGTTGACTTTGGGCTCGTGCGCGCACGCGCTGCCTAGTACAAGAAGCGCCACCGCCGCTAATAGCGATCGCGATGCTCGGCCGACAACCCGTCCCGACGGTTCAAAGCGACGAAACTCAAAGTTGCGCATTCCATGCACCGCTCGCTCTGCAGATGTGGCGAGCATACGGGAACCCTGCTGCAACTGACAGAGAACCAGGAGTAGCGCGCCGCGGTAATAAGCACACTTCGAGACTGGCAAGACGGAATTTAGTAGGTTCCGCTGAGGCGTCCACCATCCATCAATCTTTCGACTGAATGGTCAAAACTTCCACACAGGAATCTATTCCGAGCGGACCGGGCATGCTGTGCCGACTCGGCACGGCCCGAATGCGCACTTCGTTTCGACTGAAAACATGTTCGAGCGTGCGTCCCATCTCGTCGATGTCGGTGGTCATGCCATAGCCCAGGGTCTTCAGACGCTCCGCAACCGCGGTCGCACCCAGTGCGCATGGAAATGCGTCAGCCGTCCGCGGGTTGTCAGGCGCCTCGTAGCGTATTTCGACGAAGCGCCGCCCGCCCTTGTCACGATAGATGACGTTGTAGAACCCAGCGTCCTGGGCCAGCTCTACGGCGAAGGCATGCACCTTGCCAGCCGGAGCGTACTTGAGCGGCATTCCGGTTCGCGCAATCACCTGCTCCAGCGAAAGCTCGTCCATCGACTCAAGCCGGTCGACGAGACTCAGGACACGTCGCCCGGCTTCCTCGGCTGTCAGTTCAGGAGATTCACTTGCCTGACTGATTCTGTAAGTATCGACCGGCACCGGATCGAAGGTCCCCGTAGCTCTCTTGTCTTTCGGGGCGTACGCGCAGGCGCTTGACATCATCGAACACAGCAGCATCGCAATGACGCTACCACGGGAAATCGCCATGGACTTCATGGTTGGCCCTTCGCCGTAATCATCAGTTGCGCCAGGCACAACCGGTGCGTTCCAGCCGTGCTGCCGGGCGTACTCGGGCCCGGAACCAATCGGACGATGAGCGGCGTGCGTTCGAAGTAGTAGGCCAAGTTCCGACCAAGCTCGTCCACATCGATCCATGGAGTGAAGCCATCGTCCTTGAGCCGCTTTGCGACCTCATCGACCGTCAGGGGACAAAGGGGCGCTCCCTTGGGCTGGGTGTCGCCGGCATAGGCATATTCGAGTTCCACCGCCCTACCCTGTCCGTCGCGATAGTTGAGGCCGTAGTACCAGGGCGAATCGGGCATCTGCACGGTGAACGCGTAGACCTTGCCTTTGGGTGCGTATCTCAGCGGCAGGCCGGTTTGGGCGATGACCTGTTCGAGCGACAGTTGCTCCATCGTGTCCAGTCCATCCAACAGCCGCAGCGCCCTATGCCCCACCGCTTCGGGCGTAAGGTCCGGGTACTCGGACGCTTGGCTAAGCCGATAAAGCGGCTGCCGTCGTTCGGTCTTCAAGTGCAGGAAGCTGATATCGCCCAGACAACGCGGCTGGGCGGCGGACTCGGTGAGCGTCAGCTCCATGTCGTTGCGGCGCGCACTGAAGCTGCGCGGCGCCGAGCCCGGTGCCGTTGACGCGTGCCAGCGAAGGCCGGCCAGCGCCGCAGCGCGCTGCATCGGGTAGCACGGCCGGTCGGCGACGAAGATCGACACCACCGGGCGATGCCAATATCGGTTGTCGATCTGTACGCCAGCCGCAACGAAGCCATCAACTAGCCCGACCGGACTACGGCTGTACACCTCCGGCGGGTCTTGGTGGCCGGTAGTAGACGGATATAGCGCCAATAGCGCGCGGAGCGCCCGGTCGTACCCCTGCGGCCCTTGCAGCGGCCAGCGCAGAAAGTCGTCGATGCCTACACGGGGCCGCGCTTGAACCCGGGCGGCGTCGCTATCCGGCGGCGCGGCCGAAGCGGCCTGGGTCGAGAGAAACAGGAACGCGAGCCACGCCGTGCAGGCTCTAAAAACATCGACGCTACTCATAGTTTCGCCCTCCCTGACAGCCGCCTCGCGATCGCGAAGCAGCTTAGGTCAGCGGCTGTGGCGGGGCAAAGACACAGTCGTCCGCTGCCGGACAACCAGCACCGATGCAACCGATTCCTCAGCCCTTCTCGCCAGACGCCCCTGCCTGCGCCAGCCGGGCCTTGAGGTCGGCCACGGCCTTGCGCTGCTCGGCCTTGGACAGCAGGCCCAGGGTCAGGATGGCCTCGGCCAGCACGTCGGTGTCGGCGTAGAGGAAGGCGAGCGGGACGCCCAGCGATTGCGCGATGCGGCGCGCGGTGGCCAGATCGGCGTCGTGGACGGCCTTTTCGTAGCGGTTGATGCGGACCGCGGCTGTTTCCTGCGGCAAACGTACAGACATGCCTAGTTCCTTCTGCTTTGGTGAAACACCAGCCCCAGAACATTTCATAGAGTCCTGAAGCAGAAGAAACCACGCTCAAACAGGTCCGTCAATTTCGTTTATCGTAATTACGATAAACGTATTATGCCGGAAACACTCTGCCATTGTTAAAATAGCGCCCAGCAGCAATATTTACTAGAAGCTTACGCACGGCGAAATGCGATATGTAGTGTGTCGCGGATTTTAAGTGCATATTTTCCGGTCCGCATAGCATATGGACTTTTCAAGACCAGCAAGTACATCCCTTGCAAGGCCTCCCGCGTCTCTACTGATGCGCGCTGAAGAAGTGCTGTAGTAAGAGCCTCGTCCAGATGGCAGTTTATAGAGTTATCACCATCCATAAGCAGCCAAAGTTGTGGGCCGGCGTTCCCGCCACCACTTGCTCGTGTGTAGGATATCTGCCCCCAATACCCTCCAAAATCACCCGGCCCATCGGCTTGCCCTTGAAAAGGCTTAAAAAAATCGCAAACTCGCACAGGATCATGTCCAGCGAGAACGACGAGCTGCGTGGAATTTCTGAATTCTGGCACCGTAACCAGTAGCCGAAGTAGTGAACTAAGACGCCTATGCGTCCTACCCTCCCGGGG is part of the Lysobacter firmicutimachus genome and encodes:
- a CDS encoding lysozyme inhibitor LprI family protein, with translation MTFRCIKHAALALALSTACAAAAAVRPAAAATATPTTAAAAEEDCFSASDLATREQCFFKMSDDEIAECERIRLFACRPYREMYRLDEELAALQREALASARKRFASYVDGDPAYLDDLADYLAKSGQAWAQFRDMDCLLEPLAQGMSRREAENLTEACRAERTRARIAQLRSLFFPGER
- a CDS encoding peptidoglycan-binding protein; amino-acid sequence: MDRFQNSNEGIATVNYRVIQKGVSVNIPVGSFDSLVTHHPFDNQDAVVSNGRVIRAQPGRRHALIGGEVQEIAISGERGALNLTEDQVLLKKDFMLEDSRIPSGGRGVRDVDVPSPVAGYVGRCNAAEGLVDIYDRKGGEVIARIRHMQPIHVQEDTEVAYGQSLGMQNNQATAKVHVHMEVDTRYYKHYENYVDDLVSGRLSIDPARRNQGIGARPVIDDGVIRIGETSGVVEQLQRVLNEQGYLDANGQRLPEDGVYRLSMQAAVIRYQDANGLPRTGDIDPATLQQALPRVFPSELNRPLEERGLPSYLGPLGAVGPAAAPRNDPFLVQAEAAVRRMEQGLGRGYDENSARLAASVAGMAREAGLSKIDHIVLSQGAGTVRPGEFVFAVEGALNDPAHRRAHMRTDEALAQPVERSLEKLQAANEVQARQATLEADQQGQHMAHQPRTV
- a CDS encoding transcriptional regulator; its protein translation is MSVRLPQETAAVRINRYEKAVHDADLATARRIAQSLGVPLAFLYADTDVLAEAILTLGLLSKAEQRKAVADLKARLAQAGASGEKG